In Oxalobacteraceae bacterium OTU3CINTB1, the sequence CGCGGGCGAAGATGTCCGGCGCATTGTCGACGATCTCGGCGCCGGCGCCTTCATACATCGCGTCGGTCAGTCCGATGGCGGCGCCCGCGTCCTTTTGTACAAGGACTTGGTGGCCGCGCAGTACGAGTTCCTTCACGCTGGCCGGGGTAAGGCCAACGCGGGACTCCTGGTTCTTGATTTCTTTTGGAACGCCTACCAGCATGATGGTCTCCTCGTTTTAATACCGCTCACTCCAGGTTTTTCAGCACCGTCGTCAACTTTCCAAACAATTCATCGATATGTTTTTTCTCCAGCACCAGCGGCGGCGACAAGGCGATCGTGTCGCCCGTCGTGCGGATCAGGATGCCGTCGGCGAAGGCCTGCTTGAACGCGGTGAACGCGCGCACGCCCGGCTTGCCGGCGATGGGCGCCAGCTCGATGCCGGCGATCAGGCCAATGGTGCGGATGTCGATCACGTGCGGCAGGCCCTTGAGCGAATGCACGGCGTCGGCCCAGTACTCGGCCATGCCGGCCGCGTGCTCCAGGATGTTCTGCTCCTTGAACACCTCCAGGGTCGCCAGCGAAGCCGCGCATGCCACCGGATGGCCCGAATAGGTATAACCGTGGAACAGCTCAATGCCCGCTGGCGCATCCATGAAGGCGTCGTGGATATGCTGTTTGCTGAACACCGCGCCCATCGGAATCACGCCGTTGGTCAGCCCTTTGGCGGTGGTCATCATGTCCGGCTCGACGTCGAAATAGTCCGACGCGAACGGCGTCGTCAAACGTCCGAAGCCGGTGATCACTTCGTCGAAGATGAGCAGGATGCCGTGCTTGGTGCACAGCTCGCGCAGGCGCTTCAGATAGCCCTTGGGCGGTATCAGCACGCCGGTCGATCCGGCCACCGGTTCGACGATGACGGCGGCCACGGTGGAGGCGTCGTGCAGCGCGACGATGCGCTCCAGTTCATCGGCCAGCTCGGTGCCGTATTCCGGCTCGCCGCGGGTGTAGGCGTTCTTTTCGAGGTTGTGCGTGTGCGGCAGGTGGTCCACGCCGGGCAGCATGACGGTGTACTGTTTGCGGTTGCCGGCGATGCCGCCGACCGAAATGCCGCCGAAGCCGACGCCGTGGTAGCCGCGTTCACGGCCGATCAGCCGCGTGCGCGACGCCTCGCCGCGCGCCTTGTGGTACGCCAGCGCCATCTTCAGCGCGGTGTCCACGGCTTCGGAGCCGGAGTTGGTGTAGAAGACGTGGCCGAAGCGGTGGTTGGTGTATTCCATCAGCTTTTCGGCCAGGTCGAAGGCGGCCGGGTGGCCCATCTGGAAGGTCGGCGCGAAATCGAGCT encodes:
- a CDS encoding aspartate aminotransferase family protein: MNESRPESMASFWMPFTNNRDFKAHPRLLVSAEGMYYKDVDGNSILDGTAGLWCVPCGHAQPKIVAAVREMVGQLDFAPTFQMGHPAAFDLAEKLMEYTNHRFGHVFYTNSGSEAVDTALKMALAYHKARGEASRTRLIGRERGYHGVGFGGISVGGIAGNRKQYTVMLPGVDHLPHTHNLEKNAYTRGEPEYGTELADELERIVALHDASTVAAVIVEPVAGSTGVLIPPKGYLKRLRELCTKHGILLIFDEVITGFGRLTTPFASDYFDVEPDMMTTAKGLTNGVIPMGAVFSKQHIHDAFMDAPAGIELFHGYTYSGHPVACAASLATLEVFKEQNILEHAAGMAEYWADAVHSLKGLPHVIDIRTIGLIAGIELAPIAGKPGVRAFTAFKQAFADGILIRTTGDTIALSPPLVLEKKHIDELFGKLTTVLKNLE